CACGCGTTCCTCGGGGATGCCGTGGGCCTGTGCCTGGTCGGCGAGTTGTCGCTCGACCAGGGGGGTGCGCACATAGGCGGGGTTCACACAGTTCGAGGTGACGTTGTGGGGTGCGCCTTCGAGGGCGGCGGTCTTGGAGAGTCCCTCCAGACCGTGTTTGGCGGCCACATACGCGGACTTGAAGGCGGAGGCGCGCAGCCCGTGGACGGAGGACACATTGACGATCCGCCCCCAGCCCTGCCCGTACATGTGGGGCAGGGCGCCGCGGATGAGCCGGAAGGGCGCCTCCAGCATCACGGTGAGCACCGTGTGGAAGACGTCGGGCGGGAACTCCTCGATGGGGCGCACCAGTTGGAGCCCCGCGTTGTTCACCAGGACGTCCGTGCCGGCGGCGGCGTGCTCGGCGGCGTCCAGGTCGGTGAGGTCGAGGACGTGCGGTTCGACGGTGCCCGCGAGGCCCTGCGCCTGCTCGGCGAGCTCCGCGAGTCCCGGGGCGTCCATGTCGACCGCTCTGACCTTCGCCCCGGCCGCCGCCAGCCGCAGCGTGCAGGCGCGGCCGATACCGCCGGCGGCGCCGGTGACGAGGGCGGTACGGCCGCTGAGGTCGAGGAGGTTCGCGTGGGGCCCCGGGAGGGCGTTGGGCACGGTCATGGGGCGAGCCTAGACAGCGTCTCCGCCCTACCGCATATGGGTCGAGCACATACTTCAGTCGGTACTCGTGGTGTCAAACCATGTGGGTGCGTCGGCCAGGGTCTGCTTGATCCGGAACAGCTGGTGATCGCTGAGCTCGGGCAGCGCGTCCAGCTCGAACCAGCCGACCTCCAGCGACTCGTCGTCGTTCACCGCCGCCTCACCACCGACGGCCCGGCACTGCAGCGTGATGTCCATGAACTGGCAGGCATCACCGTTGGGATAGCTGATCGGTCCCCCGGCCTTCACCATGACGACCCGTTCCGCGACGCACTCGACGGCCGTCTCCTCGAACACCTCGCGCACCGCGCAGACCGCGGGCTGCTCACCGGGCTCGGGGATGCCGGAGGGCAACGCCCACTCGTGGTTGTCCGCCCGCTTGCCCAGCAGGACGCGACCCGCGTCGTCGAAGACGACGGCGCTGACCCCGGGAAGCCAGAGCAGTTGATGCCCCGCGGAGGCCCGGATCGTACGGATGAAATCAGGAGTAGCCATGCTCCGACCCTAACGGGACGATCCATGGCTACCCCACGAACTACCGTGCGCACGGCGGGCGTACAGCAGGCGTACGGCTACACGTCGCCCGCGCGCCGCCCGCGCACACCGGCGGCGACCGCCCAGCCGAGACCGGCCGCGGCGACGAGCACCAGGGCCATCTCGGGCAGGATGCCGAGCTTCGTGGCCGGGGTCTCCGAGGAGCGCAGCGGCACCTTCTGGACCAGGGAGTCGGCGACGAACATGCCGGTCTTCTGGGTGATCTTCCCGTCCGGCATGATGATCGCGCTGACGCCGCTGGTCACCGGGACGGTGACGGTCCGGCTGTGTTCGACCGCGCGGACCCGGGACATGGCGAGCTGCTGGTAGGTCATCTCGCTGCGGTCGAAGGTCGCGTTGTTGCTCGGCACCGAGATCAGCTGGGCGCCGTCGGTGACCTCGGAGCGGACGGCCCAGTCGAAGGCGGCCTCGTAGCAGGTGACCAGGCCGATCTTGGCGCCGTTCATGGTGAACACGCCCGGCTTGGTGCCCCGGCTGAAGTCCTGGCGGACCATGCTGGTCCAGTTCTTGTTGATCGCCCCGAGCAGTGAGCGCATCGGGAGGTACTCGCCGAACGGCTGGATCTGCCGCTTGTCGTAGGTGTCGGTCGGACCCTTCACCGGGTCCCAGAGGATCTGCTCGTTGTAGAGCTTGCCGCCCCGTTCGACGACACCGCCGACCGAGATGGGCGCGCCGATCGCCTTGGCCGCCGCGTCGATGTCGGTGTACGCCTGGGCGTCGGCGAAGGGGTCGACGTCGGAGGAGTTCTCCGGCCACAGGACGACGTCGGGCCTGGCGACCTTGCCCGCCTTGACCTTCGCGGCCAGCCGCAGGGTCTCCTTGACGTGGTAGTCGAGCACGGCCCGCCGCTGGGCGTTGAACTCCAGTCCCGCGCGCGGGACGTTGCCCTGGATGACCGCGACCGTCGTGGTGCCGTCCTCGGCCTTGTCGCTGACCAGCCCCCGCGCCGCGACCGCGCCGACCACCGGTACGGCCACGCTCAGCAGCGCCACGGCAGCGGCGGACCGCCGTACGACACGGGTGTCGCGGGTCTCCAGGGCCAGGCGCACGATCTCGTACAGGCCGAAGCCGCACAGGACGACGGCGAAACCGAGGACCGGGGTGCCGCCCACCGCGGCGAGCGGCAGGAAGACGCCGTCCGCCTGGCCGAACGCGATCTTGCCCCAGGGGAAGCCGTGGAAGGGGACACGCGCGCGTACCGCCTCACCGGCGATCCACAGTGCCGCCGCCCACAGCGGCCAGGCGGGCAGCTTCGAGACCGCGGTGATGGCCGCGCCGACCAGCGCGACGAAGATCGCCTCGACCACGACCAGCGCGATCCAGGGCCCGGGGCCGACCTCCACGCCGGTCCACACCAGCAGCGGCAGCAGGAATCCGA
The nucleotide sequence above comes from Streptomyces sp. N50. Encoded proteins:
- a CDS encoding NUDIX domain-containing protein encodes the protein MATPDFIRTIRASAGHQLLWLPGVSAVVFDDAGRVLLGKRADNHEWALPSGIPEPGEQPAVCAVREVFEETAVECVAERVVMVKAGGPISYPNGDACQFMDITLQCRAVGGEAAVNDDESLEVGWFELDALPELSDHQLFRIKQTLADAPTWFDTTSTD
- a CDS encoding 3-hydroxybutyrate dehydrogenase, giving the protein MTVPNALPGPHANLLDLSGRTALVTGAAGGIGRACTLRLAAAGAKVRAVDMDAPGLAELAEQAQGLAGTVEPHVLDLTDLDAAEHAAAGTDVLVNNAGLQLVRPIEEFPPDVFHTVLTVMLEAPFRLIRGALPHMYGQGWGRIVNVSSVHGLRASAFKSAYVAAKHGLEGLSKTAALEGAPHNVTSNCVNPAYVRTPLVERQLADQAQAHGIPEERVLTEVLLQDSAVKRLIEPEEVAEAVAYLCGPHASFVTGTSLVLDGGWTAH
- the lnt gene encoding apolipoprotein N-acyltransferase, translated to MTVTATSAGESDQLEPQAAPTSRLARLVRLVPAAVAALSGVLLYVSFPPRTLWWLALPAFACFGWVLRGRSWKAGLGLGYLFGLGFLLPLLVWTGVEVGPGPWIALVVVEAIFVALVGAAITAVSKLPAWPLWAAALWIAGEAVRARVPFHGFPWGKIAFGQADGVFLPLAAVGGTPVLGFAVVLCGFGLYEIVRLALETRDTRVVRRSAAAVALLSVAVPVVGAVAARGLVSDKAEDGTTTVAVIQGNVPRAGLEFNAQRRAVLDYHVKETLRLAAKVKAGKVARPDVVLWPENSSDVDPFADAQAYTDIDAAAKAIGAPISVGGVVERGGKLYNEQILWDPVKGPTDTYDKRQIQPFGEYLPMRSLLGAINKNWTSMVRQDFSRGTKPGVFTMNGAKIGLVTCYEAAFDWAVRSEVTDGAQLISVPSNNATFDRSEMTYQQLAMSRVRAVEHSRTVTVPVTSGVSAIIMPDGKITQKTGMFVADSLVQKVPLRSSETPATKLGILPEMALVLVAAAGLGWAVAAGVRGRRAGDV